The Geotalea uraniireducens Rf4 genome window below encodes:
- a CDS encoding serine hydrolase domain-containing protein, translating to MSFVKYLHIGLLFFFASSVFAGDVPVTQVDRLTKIDQLLTGAISQGLIAGGVVLIGNHAEILFERAYGKVSSATDARPMTVDTIFDIASLTKVIATTPAVLKLAEEGKLSLVDPVAKWYPEFNGQMKDDLLMVNLLTHTSGLDDFPLSSQNSLQYAVNGAAAQKLKGAVGSRFRYADINFILLAESVKRVIGVGLDLYTTACFFAPLGMKDTSFNPSRESTSRCAATLNTDNSLLVGQVQDYEARQLGGVAGHAGLFSTAGDLARFCRMLLNGGEYEGKRILSERTVNQMTAPYFSRGGKVVRGLGWDIDSPYSSPRGNGFSEVSFGHTGYSGSSVWIDPASDTFVVLLTSRLEYRKTKEFSRLRSDLSTLAAALFAPPVEIRELTRLNYE from the coding sequence GTGTCGTTCGTAAAGTACCTCCATATTGGACTCCTGTTTTTTTTTGCATCATCGGTTTTTGCTGGTGATGTGCCGGTAACTCAAGTTGATCGCTTGACTAAAATTGACCAGTTGCTGACCGGTGCTATCTCGCAAGGTTTGATAGCAGGTGGTGTTGTGCTGATCGGCAATCACGCCGAAATCCTGTTCGAACGGGCGTACGGCAAGGTTTCCAGTGCAACCGATGCCCGGCCGATGACTGTAGATACAATATTCGATATTGCTTCTCTCACCAAGGTAATAGCCACGACGCCGGCAGTTCTCAAGCTGGCGGAAGAGGGGAAGCTCAGCCTGGTTGATCCCGTGGCTAAGTGGTACCCCGAATTCAACGGACAGATGAAGGATGACTTGCTGATGGTCAACCTTCTGACCCATACCTCCGGCCTCGATGATTTCCCCTTGTCTTCCCAGAACTCCCTGCAGTATGCCGTGAATGGTGCAGCCGCGCAAAAACTGAAAGGCGCGGTCGGGAGCCGCTTCAGGTATGCCGATATAAATTTCATCCTGCTTGCTGAGTCGGTTAAAAGAGTTATCGGCGTGGGGTTGGATCTGTATACAACCGCCTGTTTTTTCGCACCGTTGGGGATGAAGGATACTTCCTTCAACCCGTCAAGGGAGAGCACATCCCGTTGCGCGGCCACTCTCAATACTGATAATTCCCTGCTGGTTGGACAGGTCCAGGATTATGAGGCCCGCCAGCTGGGCGGCGTTGCCGGTCATGCCGGGCTCTTCAGTACGGCCGGTGATCTGGCCAGGTTTTGTCGAATGCTTCTCAATGGCGGGGAATATGAAGGGAAACGGATACTTTCCGAGCGAACCGTGAACCAGATGACGGCACCCTACTTTTCCCGGGGAGGGAAGGTGGTTCGCGGTTTGGGATGGGATATTGATTCGCCTTATTCTTCTCCTCGCGGGAATGGTTTTTCCGAGGTGTCTTTCGGACATACCGGCTATTCGGGGTCTTCGGTTTGGATAGACCCGGCAAGCGACACCTTTGTCGTACTGCTTACCTCTCGTCTTGAGTACCGGAAAACCAAGGAATTCAGCCGTTTGCGCAGCGATCTGTCAACCCTCGCAGCCGCACTGTTTGCACCTCCTGTTGAAATACGAGAGCTAACGCGCCTCAATTATGAGTGA
- a CDS encoding RCC1 domain-containing protein: MLALFAGCGDSTSTPTVPATATIFYAHSLAFRNSTTMAWGYNGFGQLGDVSLNNSASPVKVSGLVGAKGVAIGADHSLAFFNNSTVRAWGYNGFGQLGNGTTTYSNIPVPVKTLIGTASSINLTGVTAVAAGGFHSLALKNGTVWSWGENTNGQLGRNVTDTSPLIAGQVMTDPPNGIGLTSITRIAAGGSHSLALDSSGAVWAWGYNGYGQLGDGSLVDKKLPVKLTGITVPVVAIAAGGAFSVAVDNNGAVWAWGYNGFGQLGNKSTTDSNVPVQVVLEDGTPLPNIKAIAAGLDHVLALDSNGAIWAWGYNGLGQLGNNTTINSSTPVQVPAFTAALIDSPFTVDGVNPILAAGHHTLARKADGTLWAWGDNAYGQLGFAPPSNLETFITAPRPIDGM; the protein is encoded by the coding sequence ATGCTGGCTCTGTTTGCCGGCTGCGGTGACAGTACCTCCACACCCACCGTCCCGGCGACGGCGACGATCTTTTATGCCCACAGCCTGGCATTCAGGAACAGCACCACCATGGCCTGGGGGTACAACGGTTTTGGCCAGCTCGGTGACGTGTCGTTGAATAACAGTGCTTCGCCTGTTAAAGTCTCGGGCCTTGTCGGGGCGAAGGGTGTTGCCATCGGCGCCGACCATTCGCTGGCCTTCTTCAACAACAGCACGGTCCGGGCCTGGGGGTATAACGGCTTCGGCCAGTTGGGGAACGGGACAACCACTTACAGTAACATACCTGTGCCGGTGAAGACTCTGATCGGTACCGCTTCATCGATAAACCTTACCGGTGTCACTGCAGTTGCAGCGGGAGGATTTCACTCCCTCGCCCTCAAGAACGGCACGGTCTGGTCCTGGGGAGAAAACACGAACGGCCAGCTGGGGAGGAACGTCACCGATACCAGCCCCCTCATTGCCGGGCAGGTTATGACAGACCCGCCGAATGGAATCGGACTTACTTCAATAACCCGAATTGCTGCCGGCGGGAGCCACAGCCTTGCCCTGGACAGCAGTGGCGCGGTCTGGGCCTGGGGGTATAACGGTTATGGTCAGCTGGGAGACGGGTCCTTGGTCGATAAGAAATTGCCGGTGAAATTGACCGGTATTACGGTGCCGGTTGTTGCGATAGCTGCCGGCGGCGCCTTCAGTGTGGCAGTCGATAATAACGGCGCAGTCTGGGCCTGGGGGTACAATGGTTTCGGCCAGCTGGGCAACAAATCCACAACCGACAGTAATGTGCCGGTGCAGGTCGTCTTGGAGGATGGGACCCCTCTCCCCAACATAAAAGCGATTGCCGCCGGACTCGACCACGTGCTGGCGCTCGACAGTAACGGTGCCATCTGGGCCTGGGGATACAACGGGCTGGGGCAGCTGGGAAACAATACGACCATCAATAGCTCCACCCCTGTCCAAGTTCCGGCTTTTACTGCTGCGTTGATCGACTCCCCCTTTACCGTCGATGGCGTCAACCCAATCCTTGCCGCCGGCCATCATACCCTGGCGCGTAAAGCCGACGGAACGCTCTGGGCGTGGGGCGACAACGCCTACGGCCAACTGGGATTTGCCCCGCCGTCAAATCTCGAAACCTTCATAACCGCCCCGCGACCGATAGACGGCATGTAG
- a CDS encoding HD-GYP domain-containing protein, which translates to MRRLTKKLNHRTICTIVLMATGSLLWWCLSGYLGGARLQVALLIAAGMVPLFFVFTRLERIATMRLVEKNWALAGENVRLMESLDEIEERFVVSLRSIAETVDAHDVYANGHSKRVANVAVKIGKKLNMSEKELNSLETAALFHDIGMIWVPHYILMKEQPLTADEQAAIRRHTVQGAELLDSAKSLKDEGIAVLHHHERFDGTGYPYGLKGLAIPLAARVLAVADAFDAMTSERPYRCALLMREALEELYSNAGGQFDPHVVEAFLNALDDITRENETVRPETMRFGARLYSMVGNC; encoded by the coding sequence ATGCGACGGTTAACGAAAAAACTCAATCACAGAACGATCTGCACAATCGTGCTGATGGCAACCGGAAGTCTTCTCTGGTGGTGTCTGTCCGGTTATCTCGGCGGAGCACGACTGCAGGTTGCGCTCTTGATAGCTGCAGGGATGGTTCCCCTGTTTTTCGTTTTTACCCGTCTGGAACGCATCGCAACCATGCGCCTCGTGGAAAAAAACTGGGCACTGGCCGGTGAAAACGTCCGATTGATGGAGTCGCTCGACGAAATAGAGGAGCGGTTCGTTGTTTCACTCAGATCCATAGCCGAAACTGTTGACGCCCATGACGTTTATGCAAACGGCCATTCGAAGCGTGTTGCCAATGTGGCGGTGAAAATCGGCAAGAAGCTGAATATGTCGGAAAAAGAATTGAATTCTTTGGAAACTGCCGCATTGTTTCACGATATCGGCATGATCTGGGTGCCGCACTATATACTGATGAAGGAACAGCCGCTGACTGCGGATGAACAGGCAGCGATCAGGAGGCACACGGTTCAGGGCGCCGAATTGCTTGACTCCGCCAAGTCTCTGAAAGATGAGGGGATTGCCGTTCTTCACCATCACGAAAGATTCGACGGCACCGGTTATCCTTACGGTCTTAAAGGGCTTGCCATCCCTCTGGCTGCCAGAGTTCTCGCCGTTGCCGATGCGTTCGATGCCATGACATCGGAGCGCCCTTACCGTTGTGCGCTGCTCATGCGTGAAGCCCTTGAAGAGCTTTATTCAAACGCGGGGGGGCAGTTTGATCCGCATGTTGTGGAAGCTTTCCTTAATGCACTGGATGACATTACCCGTGAGAATGAAACGGTAAGGCCGGAAACTATGCGATTCGGAGCCCGATTGTACAGCATGGTCGGCAACTGTTGA
- a CDS encoding response regulator, translating to MSNKLLLADDSITIQKVVGIIFANEDYELTVVDNGDAALDKAKQISPDIILVDALMPGKTGYEVCAEVRRDPALKSTPLLLMTGAFEPFDEDKARQSGADDFISKPFESQQLIDRVKKLIELGKERASSVPLQEATVTVAPAIEPVAAAVWTEPAVTSVSSPAAAQSANDLAEAFFAGEEACVAEPEDIFPLAEEVVEGCPDDDLWGAFEIEEIAEGEPVEFGEVAAETVPLSEFSSDIEIDDTFSFAEEDDAGIVETGPEVFSEEPQAFGTGWEPVGEQTFAFREEPETVDFEQPVGLETVPGFDTPPAPAAQPEVSDFFDETVAPVVAAPAPAPSLQEVDLQFAPEEEYVPVLEAAAPSGAASVAPAAQPADLTEAQLAAVISSVSREIIEKIVWEVVPDLAEMLIKEEIRKIKEGSVR from the coding sequence ATGAGCAATAAATTGCTCCTCGCCGATGACAGTATCACCATTCAAAAAGTAGTGGGCATAATCTTCGCCAATGAGGATTATGAGCTTACCGTGGTGGATAACGGTGATGCCGCGCTGGACAAAGCAAAACAGATTTCGCCGGATATAATTCTCGTTGATGCCTTGATGCCCGGTAAGACCGGCTATGAGGTCTGCGCAGAAGTGAGGCGAGACCCGGCGCTGAAGTCTACACCTCTTCTCCTTATGACAGGGGCTTTTGAGCCGTTCGATGAGGATAAAGCCAGGCAGAGCGGAGCAGACGACTTTATTTCGAAACCATTTGAATCTCAACAGCTTATTGACCGGGTTAAGAAGCTTATTGAGCTGGGCAAGGAGAGGGCATCATCCGTACCTCTACAGGAAGCCACGGTGACTGTTGCTCCTGCGATAGAACCTGTAGCAGCGGCCGTCTGGACAGAGCCCGCAGTCACATCTGTTTCTTCACCAGCTGCTGCACAATCTGCCAATGACCTGGCTGAAGCATTTTTTGCCGGGGAAGAAGCGTGTGTGGCTGAACCCGAGGATATATTTCCCTTGGCAGAGGAAGTGGTTGAAGGGTGTCCCGATGACGATCTCTGGGGTGCGTTTGAGATTGAAGAGATTGCTGAGGGCGAACCCGTTGAATTCGGCGAGGTTGCTGCTGAAACCGTACCACTCTCCGAGTTTTCCTCTGATATAGAAATTGATGATACTTTTTCTTTTGCCGAAGAAGACGATGCCGGTATTGTAGAGACCGGACCGGAGGTGTTCTCCGAAGAACCGCAGGCATTTGGCACCGGATGGGAGCCGGTCGGTGAGCAGACCTTTGCATTTCGTGAAGAACCGGAAACCGTCGATTTTGAGCAACCTGTTGGGTTGGAGACTGTTCCTGGATTCGATACGCCACCGGCTCCTGCAGCGCAGCCGGAAGTGTCCGATTTCTTCGATGAAACCGTTGCGCCTGTTGTTGCCGCACCCGCCCCTGCGCCATCTCTTCAGGAGGTTGATCTGCAGTTTGCTCCTGAAGAAGAGTATGTTCCCGTCCTTGAGGCCGCTGCACCTTCTGGTGCCGCTTCCGTTGCGCCTGCCGCGCAGCCTGCCGATCTGACCGAGGCGCAGCTTGCAGCGGTTATTTCCAGTGTCTCACGGGAGATCATCGAAAAGATCGTCTGGGAGGTTGTTCCTGACCTCGCTGAAATGCTCATCAAGGAAGAGATTCGAAAAATCAAGGAAGGATCTGTGAGATAA
- the argJ gene encoding bifunctional glutamate N-acetyltransferase/amino-acid acetyltransferase ArgJ, giving the protein MNIKGFKFSAVEAAVKKPGRLDLGLIFSEVPAAVAGVFTTNKVKAAPVLLGMERMKNGLCQAVVVNSGNANACTGPQGIEDARETARLVAEGLGIPDEAVQVSSTGVIGQPLPMERLRRAIPALIEGLGTGTFDDVARAIMTTDTFPKIEARNGVAGGIPYSIAGIAKGAGMIMPNMATMLAFIVTDAAVEPAWLKKVFKEANDASFNVISVDGDTSTNDTALIMANGMAGNPQIKAGTPDADSFVLHLRDVLLALAKQIVKDGEGATKLVEITIKGARSGADAKRAAMAVANSLLVKTAFFGQDANWGRILAAVGYSGAEVDPDKAELFFDDVQMVKNGIFAGGDAEARGTEVLRKKEFAVTVNLKLGEGISTVYTSDLSYDYVKINADYRT; this is encoded by the coding sequence ATGAACATAAAAGGATTCAAGTTCTCCGCCGTAGAGGCGGCCGTAAAGAAGCCGGGAAGGCTGGACCTGGGGTTGATCTTTTCTGAAGTGCCGGCGGCTGTGGCCGGGGTCTTCACCACCAATAAGGTCAAGGCTGCTCCGGTCCTTTTGGGTATGGAGCGGATGAAGAACGGCCTCTGCCAAGCTGTTGTGGTGAACAGCGGCAACGCCAACGCCTGCACCGGCCCGCAAGGGATCGAGGATGCCAGGGAGACTGCGCGGCTGGTGGCCGAAGGTTTGGGCATTCCAGACGAGGCCGTGCAGGTGTCGTCAACCGGCGTCATCGGTCAGCCGCTCCCCATGGAGAGGTTGAGACGGGCCATACCCGCCCTCATCGAAGGACTTGGAACCGGTACCTTTGATGATGTTGCCCGGGCCATCATGACCACTGACACCTTTCCCAAGATTGAGGCGCGGAACGGCGTAGCGGGCGGGATTCCATATTCCATCGCCGGTATTGCCAAGGGGGCCGGGATGATCATGCCCAATATGGCCACCATGCTCGCCTTTATCGTTACCGATGCTGCGGTGGAGCCTGCCTGGCTGAAAAAGGTGTTCAAGGAAGCAAACGATGCGTCCTTCAATGTCATATCCGTGGATGGCGACACCTCCACCAACGACACGGCCCTGATCATGGCCAACGGCATGGCCGGCAACCCGCAGATCAAGGCAGGGACGCCGGACGCCGACTCGTTTGTACTGCATTTAAGGGATGTTCTCCTTGCACTGGCCAAGCAGATCGTGAAAGACGGCGAGGGGGCCACCAAGTTGGTTGAGATCACGATCAAGGGAGCCCGCTCCGGTGCAGATGCAAAGCGGGCTGCCATGGCGGTTGCCAATTCCCTGCTGGTCAAGACTGCGTTTTTCGGCCAGGACGCCAATTGGGGAAGGATTCTTGCGGCTGTCGGCTATTCCGGTGCGGAGGTCGATCCCGACAAAGCCGAACTGTTCTTTGATGATGTGCAGATGGTTAAAAATGGTATTTTTGCCGGAGGAGATGCCGAAGCCCGCGGTACAGAGGTTTTGCGGAAGAAGGAGTTTGCCGTGACGGTGAACCTGAAGCTGGGGGAGGGGATCTCCACCGTCTACACGAGCGATCTGTCCTACGATTATGTGAAGATAAATGCCGATTACCGTACTTGA
- a CDS encoding DUF2914 domain-containing protein, whose amino-acid sequence MRVRKLLLLAGLLVLTNCFFSVCATADAGALKITEMAVTTKIVKGNPIDSVRRISSTSVKALYCFTRLSASKDEDTTIKHVWYKNDEVVGEYELPVKGQHWRTYSRKQVEKVAAGDWRVEVLDSEGNLLKTVKFRMN is encoded by the coding sequence ATGAGGGTGCGAAAATTATTGTTGCTTGCTGGTTTGCTTGTCCTGACAAACTGTTTTTTCAGCGTATGTGCCACGGCTGATGCGGGGGCGCTGAAAATAACTGAAATGGCGGTTACCACGAAGATCGTCAAGGGGAACCCGATAGACTCGGTGCGACGCATTTCATCGACTTCGGTTAAGGCGCTCTACTGTTTTACCAGGCTTTCTGCCTCCAAGGATGAAGATACCACCATCAAGCACGTCTGGTATAAAAATGATGAGGTTGTCGGCGAGTATGAACTTCCTGTAAAGGGTCAACACTGGCGGACTTACAGCAGGAAGCAGGTGGAGAAGGTTGCTGCAGGGGATTGGCGCGTTGAGGTTCTGGACAGTGAAGGGAATCTCCTTAAGACAGTGAAATTCAGGATGAATTAG
- the secA gene encoding preprotein translocase subunit SecA has protein sequence MFGALIKKIVGSKNERELRRLWPIVEQINHLEAEISSLSDDQLRNKTTEFKERYARGETLDSLLPEAFAVCREAGKRVLGMRHFDVQLIGGMVLHQGKIAEMKTGEGKTLVATLPSYLNALTGRGVHVITVNDYLARRDSEWMGRIHSFLGLSVGVIIHGLDDDERREAYNADITYGTNNEFGFDYLRDNMKFSLDDYVQRDFHYSIVDEVDSILIDEARTPLIISGPTEDSTDKYYIIDRIIPLLKKGEVLEEEANTLSGKRKRYTGDFTVDEKSKSATLTEEGVLKVEKLLKVDNLYDPRNMETLHHVNQALRAHALFKLDVDYVVKEGEVLIVDEFTGRLMPGRRWSDGLHQAIEAKEGVKIENENQTLATITFQNYFRMYEKLSGMTGTADTEAEEFHKIYKLDVVVIPTNRVLLRPDFPDVIYKTEGEKFNAVIEEIRELHAKGQPVLVGTISIEKSEVLSELLKRQGIPHNVLNAKQHEREAEIVAQGGRKGMITIATNMAGRGTDILLGGNADAMAKQWRRGNPEASDGEYERVLAQFKEQCANEHDEVVKLGGLHILGTERHESRRIDNQLRGRSGRQGDPGSSRFYLSLQDDLLRIFGSERVAKIMDMLKIEEGEAITHGLITKAIENAQRKVEAHNFEIRKHLIEYDDVMNKQREVIYAQRREILAGEGIRESFLDMVDETVADLAAGYAIDKVPAQEWDWQGMGDSIYKIFGFQVDIPAETMERLNPFNLRELLQEKVRELYTAKVAEFGDELMDHLIKVIMLQSIDTQWKDHLLSIDHLKEGIGLRGYGQKDPKQEYKKEAYQLFMDMMLRTREEVVEKIFWVQIAREEDVEKMEEQQKRQRLVFNLGDEPEAQQPVTSKKVGRNEPCPCGSGKKYKQCCGK, from the coding sequence ATGTTTGGCGCTCTTATTAAAAAAATTGTCGGCAGTAAGAACGAACGTGAGCTGAGGCGGCTTTGGCCGATCGTCGAGCAAATAAATCACCTGGAAGCGGAGATCAGCAGTCTTAGTGACGACCAGTTGCGTAATAAAACGACCGAGTTCAAGGAGCGCTATGCCCGGGGAGAAACCCTCGACTCTCTCTTGCCCGAGGCCTTTGCCGTTTGCCGTGAGGCCGGCAAAAGGGTGCTGGGGATGCGCCACTTCGATGTGCAGCTGATCGGGGGGATGGTCCTTCACCAGGGGAAAATTGCCGAGATGAAGACCGGTGAAGGTAAAACCCTGGTGGCGACCCTGCCGTCTTACCTGAATGCGCTTACCGGCCGTGGCGTGCATGTGATCACGGTCAACGATTACCTGGCGCGACGAGACTCGGAATGGATGGGGCGGATTCACAGCTTTCTCGGCCTGAGCGTCGGGGTGATTATCCATGGCCTCGACGATGACGAGCGTCGCGAGGCATACAACGCCGACATCACCTACGGCACCAACAACGAGTTCGGCTTCGACTACCTGCGGGACAACATGAAGTTCTCCCTTGACGATTACGTGCAGAGGGATTTTCACTATTCCATTGTCGACGAGGTGGACTCCATCCTCATCGATGAGGCGCGGACCCCGCTCATCATATCCGGCCCCACCGAGGATTCCACCGACAAATACTACATCATAGATCGGATCATACCGCTTCTGAAGAAAGGGGAGGTCCTCGAGGAAGAGGCCAATACTCTTTCCGGCAAGCGCAAGCGGTACACCGGTGATTTCACCGTCGATGAAAAGTCGAAATCGGCCACCCTCACCGAAGAGGGGGTGCTCAAGGTTGAGAAACTCCTCAAGGTCGACAACCTCTACGATCCGCGTAACATGGAGACGTTGCACCATGTGAACCAGGCCCTTCGCGCCCATGCCCTGTTCAAGCTGGATGTGGATTACGTGGTGAAGGAGGGTGAGGTCCTCATCGTCGATGAATTTACCGGCCGTCTCATGCCGGGCCGCCGCTGGTCCGACGGCCTGCATCAGGCCATCGAAGCCAAGGAAGGGGTGAAGATCGAGAACGAGAACCAGACTCTGGCTACGATCACCTTCCAGAACTACTTCCGCATGTATGAGAAGCTGTCCGGCATGACCGGAACCGCCGATACCGAGGCGGAGGAATTTCACAAGATATACAAGCTCGACGTTGTTGTCATCCCCACCAACAGGGTTCTCCTGCGCCCCGACTTCCCGGACGTCATCTACAAGACCGAGGGGGAAAAGTTCAATGCGGTGATCGAGGAGATCAGGGAACTTCATGCCAAGGGGCAGCCGGTGCTGGTCGGCACCATTTCCATCGAAAAGTCGGAGGTGTTGTCGGAACTCCTGAAGCGACAGGGGATTCCGCACAATGTTCTCAACGCCAAACAGCATGAGCGGGAGGCGGAGATCGTTGCCCAGGGGGGGCGCAAGGGGATGATCACCATCGCCACCAACATGGCGGGTCGCGGCACCGACATCCTTCTCGGAGGGAATGCCGATGCCATGGCCAAGCAATGGCGTCGCGGAAATCCCGAGGCTTCCGACGGGGAGTATGAACGGGTGCTGGCCCAGTTCAAGGAGCAGTGCGCCAATGAGCACGACGAAGTGGTGAAGCTCGGCGGCCTCCATATCCTCGGTACCGAGCGTCATGAGTCGCGTCGTATCGATAACCAGTTGCGCGGCCGTTCCGGGCGTCAAGGGGATCCTGGTTCATCCCGTTTCTACCTTTCCCTGCAGGATGACCTGCTGCGCATCTTCGGTTCCGAACGTGTGGCCAAGATCATGGACATGCTGAAGATCGAGGAGGGGGAGGCGATCACCCACGGACTGATCACCAAGGCCATCGAGAATGCCCAGAGGAAAGTTGAAGCCCACAACTTTGAGATCAGAAAGCACCTGATCGAATATGACGATGTCATGAACAAGCAGCGTGAGGTCATCTATGCCCAGCGCCGGGAGATTCTTGCCGGCGAAGGAATCCGGGAGAGTTTCCTCGATATGGTTGACGAGACCGTAGCGGATCTCGCCGCGGGATACGCAATCGACAAGGTTCCAGCACAGGAATGGGACTGGCAGGGGATGGGGGATTCCATCTACAAAATCTTCGGCTTCCAGGTGGATATCCCTGCAGAGACCATGGAACGCCTCAATCCGTTTAATCTGCGCGAGCTTTTGCAGGAAAAGGTCCGCGAATTGTATACCGCAAAGGTTGCGGAGTTCGGCGACGAGCTCATGGATCACCTGATCAAGGTGATCATGCTCCAGAGCATCGATACCCAATGGAAGGACCATCTCCTCTCCATCGATCATCTCAAGGAGGGGATCGGTCTGCGCGGTTACGGGCAGAAGGATCCGAAACAGGAGTACAAGAAAGAAGCATATCAGCTTTTCATGGATATGATGCTCCGCACCCGCGAAGAGGTGGTGGAGAAGATATTCTGGGTGCAGATAGCCCGGGAAGAGGATGTGGAAAAGATGGAGGAGCAGCAGAAGCGCCAGCGGCTGGTTTTCAATCTGGGAGACGAGCCGGAGGCCCAGCAGCCTGTTACGAGCAAGAAGGTCGGCAGGAACGAACCGTGCCCATGCGGGAGCGGCAAGAAGTACAAGCAATGTTGCGGCAAGTGA
- a CDS encoding DUF4140 domain-containing protein — MRFFLALCFVCLPAVSALAADKTVTLYLDGARVERNMTATKGYLEVALPADMQGDSLRIKPLGRTFIDRVEIVAAPSNPKRAKELARLAERKDQLEDRLKALATREEIFTAAAKSQSGKAPRKSKSNPEPLAAIRQGTDFAIAQLETVYHARRKAEKELKSVENRLEIEKKAGNIGGSVARIWLKGKSGRVGISYLVSDLRWIPSYDFRLSGEGEAEVSQRASLPLLPKGATIAVVPTVLAEAATMAPVVVGVEPLPPIAAYEFPVEKGQFSASPQPYFSFSCRNNSQQKLPAGEAACYLGGEYLGKIRFQGLAPGETGAFVCGR, encoded by the coding sequence ATGCGCTTTTTTCTTGCCTTGTGTTTTGTCTGCTTGCCGGCGGTTTCGGCCCTGGCAGCGGACAAAACCGTTACCCTCTATCTGGACGGCGCCAGGGTCGAGCGCAACATGACTGCGACGAAAGGATATCTTGAGGTAGCCCTTCCTGCGGATATGCAGGGTGATTCGCTCAGGATCAAGCCGCTTGGCAGGACATTCATCGACCGGGTGGAGATTGTTGCGGCCCCATCAAACCCGAAGCGGGCCAAAGAGCTGGCCCGACTGGCAGAGCGTAAGGATCAGCTGGAAGACCGGCTGAAGGCCCTCGCTACCCGCGAAGAGATATTTACCGCAGCGGCCAAGTCCCAGAGTGGCAAGGCGCCGCGCAAAAGCAAGAGTAATCCCGAACCGCTGGCGGCCATCCGCCAGGGGACCGACTTTGCCATTGCCCAGCTGGAAACGGTTTATCATGCCAGGCGCAAGGCTGAAAAAGAGTTGAAGTCGGTTGAAAATCGATTGGAGATTGAAAAAAAGGCCGGCAATATCGGCGGCAGTGTCGCCAGGATATGGCTGAAGGGAAAAAGCGGCAGGGTGGGCATCTCGTACCTGGTCAGCGACCTTCGCTGGATACCCAGCTATGATTTCAGGCTGAGCGGGGAGGGGGAAGCGGAGGTATCCCAGCGGGCATCTCTCCCTTTGCTCCCCAAGGGTGCGACCATAGCGGTAGTCCCGACTGTTTTGGCCGAGGCAGCGACAATGGCGCCGGTGGTTGTCGGAGTGGAGCCCTTGCCACCCATTGCCGCTTATGAGTTCCCGGTTGAAAAGGGACAGTTCAGTGCCTCTCCCCAACCGTACTTTTCCTTTTCCTGCCGGAACAACTCTCAGCAGAAGCTTCCCGCCGGGGAGGCCGCCTGCTACCTGGGCGGAGAATATCTGGGAAAAATACGGTTTCAAGGGCTGGCGCCGGGTGAGACAGGGGCGTTTGTCTGCGGCCGATAG